The DNA window ataaggtctcctcggagacttcttttctccagactgaaccaccccaactctctcagtctgtcctcataggagaggtgctccagccctctgatcatccttgtggcccttctctggacacattccaacGTCCattatctctcttgtagtaggggctccagaattggacgcagtactccaggtggggtctcacgagagtggagtagagggggagaatcacctctctcgacctgctggccatgcttctcctgatgcagcccaggatacaattggctttctgggccgctagcgcacactgacggctcatgttgagcctctcgtctaccagcacccccaagtccttttcttcagggctgctctcaagccagtcactgcccagcctatatcggtgcttgggattgccccaacccagatcttgcacttggtcttgttgaacttcatgaggttggcatgggcccacctctccagcctgtcaaggtccctctggatggcatcccttccctccggcgtgtcagccgccccacacagcttggtgtcgtcggcaaacttgctgagggtgcactccatgccactgtccatgttgctgacaaaggtgttaaacaacatcggtcccagtactgatccttgagggactccacttgtcactggcctccacttggacagggacccattgacagccactctctgggtgtggccgtcaagccagttctttatccactgaattgtcagtccatcaaacccatattttatcagcttggagaccaggatgtcatgtgggacagtgtcaacaGCTTTGCTCAGGttcaggtaaatgatgtcagttgctctccccttgtctattgatgttgtgaccttctcagagaaggccaccaggtttgtcaggcacgatttgcccttggtgaagccgtgtcgattgtacccaatcacctctttgttattcttctgcctcagcagtgcctccaggaagatctgctccacaatcttaccaggcatggaggtgagactgactggcctatagttccctggttcctccttctttccctttttgaagatggggattatgtttccccttttccggtcagtggggacttcactagactgccatgacttttggaatataatagagaacagtttagcaacctcatccgccagttccttcagtacccatgggtgtatcccatcaggtcccatggccttgttcactttcaggttcatcagatggtcatgaacctgatcttcacttacaatgggcagttctgtccaacacctgccattgtcttctgtgactctgggagtgtggctggagcccttgccagtgaagactgaggaaaagaagtcattgagaacctcggccttctccatatcacttgtcaccagctgccccgtttcctttctgagggggccctcAGAAAGggttaccattaatgtacctatagaaatttttgctgtttcccttgatctccttggctagatttaattctaaccgagctttagcttttctcaccaggtctcttgctgtttggacagcttccttatacgccccccattctagctgtcctttcttccactcctaaATAAATCTGACACATGTGATTGCAAGCATGAAATACTGtctctttagaaatattttgaagctttgtcttttatttcaaaagacaGATTAATTGGCtacttttcttcccccccacccctgccccaaaCAAGATAGTACAGTCCACCACAAAATCCAACTGGCAGTCTAGCATTTTTCCCCAAGGCACGCAATTTGCATCTTTACTAAACATTAGTCTCACCTTTATACTGAAAGAAGATTAGTGATGTCCTGTCAGAATTTTCCCACTTTAAATCTgtaactttttgaaaaagaaattacgTATagaacatttttgcttttttaccagGCTACTTCAGACATACCTCTTACTCCATATaagatgaataaagaaaaaattcttgGTGAAGGAAGAGGCATGGTAAAGATCTTTTTggtacagaattttaattttgtaaaaacaaatgaATAGACAGATAACTTGAATTTAGACAGCCTTCTGAAGTGTCTGTAATGCAAATATTACACAACTGCAATAACTTCTGATCACAGAACCAGAAGTTCAAACCAATTCATCCGTTTTCATTGTTAAAGCTAAGTGAAATTTAGAGATGACTACTGCGTTAAGGTAGATCAAGGACAATCTTGTCATAAATGTAGGGCTAttaacaaacatattttaaaaatataacctgATAGTGTCCATCGAAATAATGAGACATCCAAATAATAGCTCTGCAGTGTCAATTTTTTAAGTCACAGTCTTCTGTCAAACGTCTTCTGATACTAGCTTGTATTCTCATTCTTAGCGATTCTCCaacttttaattttgctgctctATTGACAAAGTTCgctgtaattttaaattaaagcacaGTAAACAAACACAATTTTGCTTCACATGAAAAAATATAGGACCTAAacaaggaaaatttttttcataagtATCAAAAAAGCTTAAGTATTTGCTTCAGTTGAAGTTAACTTGGAGTTAGGTACATAAAATGTTTTAGGAACTTTGACTGTACAAAGTTGATATGAACAGGAATCAGACAAGTGTTAGTCTCCTGTCTCCAGGAGCGACAGATACTTCATGAGTAGTATTAAAACCAGGGCAAGAACAGAGTGGTCCTACCAACACAATTCCTTTCAGGATCCAGGGGAACCTTAGTGACTTCTCGAGGTCTAACTTGCACTTAGACCGTTGTTTTATCAGCCACTGACAGACTAAACCCCAGGAATTCAATGTCAATTCATACTTTTGCAGAAATTACTTCTAAAAATTCTCTGTATTTTATATCCTTCTTGTATTAGTTTTAAATGTGCTACTACATTAAAATTGTCTATTCTTATGCTATGAGAAATAGCAAACAGTAATTTGCTATTTACCTGCTCAAAATGACTTAAGGTTTTAGAACTCAATGGTGTCTTCTATCAGACATTTTTTGAGCTAGGTGGTAGCTAGTCTCTCCCTTTATTGTcatctttttctgtatctttctggCAATAGTCCAACTCTTTTCAGACAGGGTCATTGACATGGCATACAACTTTTGGGatgcagacacacacatgtgGATTTATAGAACTGATGGTAAATTCTAGACAAgggtgttttgtttctgtttttattgcaACAAGGAATTGACCTGATGtttgcaggaaaataaacatttaaaatctttCATGAGACAGATGCTAATTTGAAGTCCATTGTTGTGTATGTATAAAcaatgtttccttttcctccccttcataATATGCGTTACTTTGAGTAGCTTAGAAATGTAGGAATTGCATGGCAAATTAGGAATTTGCCGTTTTTTTACTTATTCCATGTTTGCAAGATCTTTCTGCAACTCTCTGCTGTAAGAAgttcagaataattttgtttgtaGACTTTGTTACCTCAACAGTTTATTTATTAATATGCCAGCATAGAAACTTGTGGGCCCAGTTCGTAAACTCTTTTCAGAGTGACAATTGACCGTTCTTATATTTTGAATAATTACTAACTAAGTATTAATCAATGTCTCTTCTTCTGTGACATCTTAGTTTAACTGGCATCTTTGTTTAGTTATTCTCCATTATTTCTTACATCATTTTTAccaatttatttggatttttttcctattatacACCATTTTTAGTATTACATAGTAAGGCGTGTGCTATCCTAGGTAGCCTGCCATTTCACACTTACTAGCTTTGTCTGTCATTAGCTTAAGAACATCAGGCCACTGCATGAAGAGAAGCTAAAACAAGACCGATGGAACAAAGCAGTATATGAAGGATTTATGGTACAACTTCACTTCTAGTCCTTCTTTTGCCAATTAAATCTCAACTTGACTATTTTAGCTACATAATACTCCACACCTAACAACCTCAAATATATAGTCTTTCCCTATACTTTTGGGATCCTATGCCAATTGTGTCTAACTACCGTACACACACATTAACTGCAAACGAGTCTGAATTCTCATCTTAAGAGCTGGGGGGACAAGAGGAGTCTATTTACCTTCATGTAGACTAAAGAAACGACTTACGGCCCGCATCTAAACTACTGGCTTCAGTGGACCCAAGatctcctttaaaatatttctactagTATTTCTATTTACAATTAGAAATAAGATAAACAATGTGCAACATCTTTCCACATATGCAGTCAGAGAACTGTAATGTCTGCGCTATTCTTCATTTTACTCAATTGAAGCAAATGTGAAGTCAAACTACAGTATCACTTCTGCTACTCCAAACTGTAATCATATTGGGAACTTATGAATTGCACTAATTtcaaaaaacaacacagaaaagcaaTGAAGTTATTAATCTGTAAAGAAGAGAAGGATATGCAagactggaaaaaggaaacagaaaaaaaagcatctgcagCTACATTCAGAGCAGAAAGGCTGCTCTGAAACGATAAGGAAAAACAATGTTATGAGCACCATTACAGTCTAGAATCTTCCAATTGGTTTCAGCTAATGCTGACTTGGCTAGTAATCTCTGAATGCGAAGAGCTTCAACCCCTCTTGGTAGAAACTAGTACATAAAGATCAACTTCAGAGAGTGCCAGCCTGTGGTAAAATTTCCAAGAAACTGCGTTTTCCAAACCTCTACACAAATCTCAGAAGTGATTCTGAATCTTTCATACATAACTCTATACAGTGTTTTATATGTATGCTAACAGGAACACAAAATTTCACTCTACTGGATCTTCATAATTCCCATTTAACTCATTTAATTGATATAACATTGGAAATTATACAATGCCATTTAATTAAGCATCTTTCTCCAGTAGTTGTCCATTGCCAGCTACTATGATGTTCCTTTGGAGTTCTTTTTTAGTAGGTTTTATGTTCTTTACATGATGTGTCTTtatatagaagaaaaaacaaacttaattttaatggccaagaaggccaatggcatcctggggtgcatcaagaagattgtggccagcaggtcgagggaggtcatcctccccctctactctgccttggtgaggccgcatctggagtactgtgtccagttctaggctccctGGTtcacagggaactgctggagagggtaaagcaaagggctacaaagatgattaggggtctggaacacctctcttatgaagaaaagctgagagatttgggtctcttcagtctggaaaaaagatggctgaggagggaccttatcaacacttacaaatacttaaagggtgggtgtcaggaggatagggtcaggctcttttcagtggtgcccagtgacaggatgagaggtaatgggcacaaacttgagcataggaagttccacctaaacatgagaaggaacttctttactttgagggtggcagagccctggcacaggctgcccagagagatggtggagtctccgtctccagagacattcaaaacccgcctggacgcgttcctgtgccacctgctctgggtgaccctgctctggcagggggttggacataCAAGTTGGACCACATGatcaccagaggtcccttccaaccctatgattctatgaatggtcTGAAACATAACAGAAGCAGAATTTATGAAATACAGTAGGGATTTACGATCATACtttgttttctgatgttaaataaaaaaaaaacatttagcagCATTGTAAAAGActgatttaaaacagaaagaaaaccatggAATTATTAAGCCCAGGTTCATTAAATATTCCTTGCATTTAGATTAACATAGATTTCAGTGAGTAATCCTGAAGATGAGTCAGGGCTAACGCTCAATGCAGTTAGCACTGTGTGCTGTCCTGTTAGCAACATGGAATTAGAGAAGAGCATGCCCCAATGTTTGAAGAAGCTagaatattttctatattttctgcATGTCAGAAGACAGATGTTTTTGCTcttttacaggaagaaaagctCTAAGATGACACATCTGGTATAAAAACATTTGGCCTAGaatcaacttaaaaaaatattatgccACTGACCTCTGTTtggttccttttttgtttgttttttctttgtggtAGCTATTTTTTTCTTCGGGATCTGGTTCTTAACatgctttctccatttcttcagctgaaaattTATAAATTTCCACATCATCCAGGCCTGAGTTAGACAAACAGCACCCAAGCAGCCAATCCTAATAAGATTTGAGATTTTGCAGACGGTTAGATAAAAATTGCAGTTAACCATTAATAGACTGCAAATCtgtacctattttattttttcctgtaagagtCTACTattgaaataattgaaattttCATACCATGGGAAACCAGAGGTATTAGAAGGCTTTACCCGAGACAAGGTATGTCATACAAGAAGTAAATGGAAATTGTATGTAAGTATATTGCTCGAAACAATTATGTTTATCCATGAGTTATAACCATAGCTTTCAATGGCTGATAGGAAATTATGTCATTGAGG is part of the Chroicocephalus ridibundus chromosome 12, bChrRid1.1, whole genome shotgun sequence genome and encodes:
- the LOC134522353 gene encoding translocating chain-associated membrane protein 1-like, encoding MVHLLTLTLSVLTFGFGLARIENPHFPITDGNFDVFPMRIGCLGAVCLTQAWMMWKFINFQLKKWRKHVKNQIPKKKIATTKKKQTKKEPNRANFVNRAAKLKVGESLRMRIQASIRRRLTEDCDLKN